The genome window AAGCGATGTCGTTGGTCAGGTTCTGGCCGCCAAGAGGCAGCGCACCCGTGTAGCGGATGGCGTCGTTATGCAAAATGGCGATATCCGTGGTGCCGCCGCCGACATCCACTAGCGCCACGCCCAGCTCGCGCTCTTCCTGCGTCAACACGGCTTTGGCCGACGCGAGCGATTCCAGAACGATGTCCGAAACGTCGAGCCCGGCCCGCTGGCACGAGCGCACCAGGTTCTGGGCGCTGGTCACCGCGCCGGTCACGATGTGCACGTGCACTTCCAGCCGCACCCCGGACATGCCGAGCGGGTCCACGATGCCGTGCTGCTCGTCCACGATGTATTCCTGGGGCAAGGTGTGCAGCACCTCGCGGTCCAGCGGGATGGCGATGGCCCTGGCCGCATCCATGGCGCGTTCAACATCCTTGGGCGTAACTTCGCCGTCCTTGATGGCGATAACGCCGTGGCTGTTGAATCCCTTGACATGGCTGCCCGCGATGCCCGCGTATACCGAGCGGATCTCACACCCGGCCATGAGTTCGGCTTCTTCCAGGGCTTTCTGGATGGACTGCACGGTCTGCTCGATTTTGACCACAACGCCCTTGCGCAAACCCGTTGACGGGCTGGTGCCGATGCCGACGATGTCAACGCCGCCTTCGGGCGTGACCTCGCCGACCACCACGCAGATTTTGGTTGTGCCGATATCGAGTCCGACAACAATTTCCGATTTAGCCATTTCGCGCGTCTCCTCCCACTCACGGCGCCTGCCGCGCGGGACCGGCGGCGACTCCTCGCCGGCGGGTTCCTCGTGCACTGCCCGGCCGTCCATCATGCGTGGAGTGGCCGGTCATGCCGTCAACTCCGGCAATTCGCCGGAGCATCGTACCTAAACAACGGGTCCTTTCTTTATCACCCACACCCTGGCGCCGTGGACGCGCACTTCACGCACGTCCTTCAATTCGCCGCGCCGGGTCACATCCGCCAGCGTCGCGGCAAGCCGCACCAGGTTATCCGTCCATTCCTCCTGCCCTATGGACAGAATCAGACGGTCATTATCCACAAAAACTTCCACCCCGCGCCCCGGCGACAGGCGGATGAGCGACAGGTTCGCCACGTCCACGGCCACGCGGGAGGAGGCAAGGCTCGCGAGCAGTTCCGGCAGCCGCGTTGTCAAATCCTCCGCGCCGGGCTCCACCTCCAGGGTGGGGAAGGATGCGAACCTGCCGGCGGAGACCGGCACGATCAACCTGCCCCGCGCGTCGGCGTAAAACAGCGTTCCGCCGTGGCGCATCCAGAACCGCGGCTCTTTTTCCCGCAGCCTGATCGAAAAACCGTCCGGCAGAGACCGCCTGACGGACACCGTCGCAATCCAGGGGTTTGCCGCGAGGCGCCGCTCAACATCGTCTATGGAGACGAGGAGCGAATTCATGCCTGTGGCCAGTCCGGCGGTGTCTAGAACTTCTCTAGAAGTTAACCTCAAATTGCCCGCAATTTCAAGGTTTTTCACGGCAAAATAAGGCGAAATTGTCAAATATCTATATCCGTATAACAGGCCTATCGTGAGAAAGCCCACCACCGCCAGGCATAACCCCACCGTGCCCATCCATGAAAAAAACCTTCCAACACCTTTGAATGATACGTTAAAATGTATTTTTGCCCGTGGATTTCTGGGCGTATTCTTCCGGTTGCGGTTGGCCGTCGCGCTGTTTTTGCGCGTTTCCTGGACCCGGGAAGAATTTCTCACCGCGCCGCGTGCTGATCGGGATATCAGACCCATATTCTGACTTCCGGTTCCAGGATGATGCCGGATGCGGCAAACACGGCCTGTTTCGCCATATCCATCAACTCGAGCGCTTCCGTGCTCGTGCCCCTGCCCTCGTTCACCAAAAAATTCGCGTGCAGCGGGGAGAAAATCATGCCGCCCAGCCGCTTTCCCTTAAACCCCGCCGCGTCCAAAAGCTTCCCGGCGGGCTGCTCCGGCGAAGGGTTCTTGAACACGCACCCGGCGCTGGCCGCCGTCACGGGCTGGGTGGCCCGTTTTTTGTCCAGCAGTTCCCGGCTTTTCTCCCGCACGGCCCCGGCTTCCTCGCGGGTCAGCCGAAATTCCGCCGCCGTGACCATCCACCAACCTTTCACTTCGGGCAGGTCCATCGCGCGGTAGCCGAAGGCGACTGCCTCGCGGCCGAACCGCCTGACCTCGCCCTCCCCGGTCACGATTTCGAGCGCGGTCAAAGAATCCGCAATACACTGCCCGTATGACCCCGCGTTCATGGCAACCGCCCCGCCGACGGAGCCGGGTATGCCGGAGAGTCCTTCCAGCCCGCCGAGGTCCAGCGCCGCCGCCCGGCCGAGCAGCACCGGAAGCCGGGCCGAGCCGCTCGCGCGCAACGTCGCGGTTTTCCCGTCATCCCCGAGCACCGAGATATCCGGCGCCATGCCGTTTTTCACGAGCACCAGGTCCAGGGGGCCTTCCCCGGCCAGGATATTGCTGCCCGCGCCAAGGCAGGCAAGCCTGCCGCCCAGGCGTTTCGCGATACCGGGAAGCAATGCGGCGGCGGCCGGTTCGGTAAGGACCGCTTCGCCCATGACCGGACCGCCCAGGCGGAGCGTCGTGCGTTCCGCCATGGCCGGGGCGCGTTCGCCCTCAAGTATGGTCAGGCCCTGTGCCGCCATGCGTTCCCTGCCTATCCCCGCGCGTCCAGCCAGTTTTGGCCGACGGTCCAGATATTGCCGGCCCCGAGCGTGATAAAAACGTCGCCCGGCTGCAGAATATCCGGCAGCGCGGCGTCTATTCCCGCGAAATCCGGGAAGTATTCCACATCTGTTTTGGAAACCTGGCGGATGCCCTGGGCCAGGCTCTGCCCGCTGACGCCGGGAATCGGGGCTTCCGAGGCGGCGTAAATTTCCGTCAGCAATAATTTATCCACGCTTTCAAACGCTTTGCAGAAGTTGCCGAACAGGGCCTTGGTCCGGGTAAACCGGTGCGGCTGAAAAGCGACCACAAGACGGCGGCCGGGGTAGACCTGCCGCGCGGTCGCCAGCGTTGCCGCGATTTCCGCCGGGTGGTGGCCGTAATCGTCCACCACGACGACACCGTTCCGCTCGCCCTTGCGCTCGAACCGCCGCCCCACGCCCCGGAACTTGGAAAGGCCCGCGATGCAGGTTTCCACCGGAATTTCGGCCTGCATGCCGATGCCGATGGCGGCCAGCGCGTTCAGCACGTTATGGCGTCCGGGCTGGGAAAGGCTGACCTCCCCGAGTTTACAGCCCTTCAACCGCACGGTGAACCGGCTCGTTTCCCCGCTCTCCGTGATTTCGGCGGTCAGGTCGTTGCTCGGCGCGAAGCCGTAGGTAATCACGGGCCGGTTTACGCGGGGGAGCAGCCGCCGGATGCCGGGGTCATCCCCGCAAACGACGTTGCAGCCGTAAAACGGCACCTTGTTCATAAAGCTCAGGAAGGACTGGTCGATAGCCTCCATGTCCGCGTAAAAATCCATGTGGTCCATGTCCACGTTGGTCACCACGTTCATGATGGGGAAGAGGCAGAGGAACGATCCGTCGGATTCGTCCGCCTCGGCCAGGAGGTACTGGCCTTCCCCAAGGCGCGCGTTGGCTCCGTAAGCGTTGAGTTTGCCGCCGATGATGACCGTGGGGTCCAGTCCCGCCTCGTCAAAGATGGCCGCCGTGAAGGAGGTGGTTGTGGTTTTGCCGTGCGTTCCGGCAATGGCGATGCCCGTCCGCAGCCGCATGAGCTCGGCCAGCATCTCCGCGCGCGGGATGACCGGTATGCCCTGCTCGCGCGCGGCCATCACTTCCGGGTTGTCCTCGCTGACCGCCGTGGATTTGACCAGCACGTGGGCGTTGACCACGTTCTCGGCCGCGTGGCCGATGCCGATGGTGGCGCCGAGCTCGCGCAGCCGTTTGACCGCCGCGCCGTCCGCCACGTCCGACCCGAAAACCTCGTAGCCCAGGTTCAACAACACTTCGGCAATGCCGCTCATGCCCGAGCCGCCGATGCCGACCATATGGATTCTGCGAATTCTGCTATGCATTCTTTTACCGTTTTTCGCCTCCGGCGGGCAGGGGATGATCCCCTGCACCCCAACAGGGACGCCTGTATGTTGCGGGAACGTGGACGCGCTACTCACGCGCGTTGCTCCCGGTAGTATTCCTTACCGTGAGACCCGTTTTTCTTACCCTTCCGGGATGGCCGTGTTCGTGCCGCCGCTCCCGGCGACCAGTTCCTCCAGCGCGTTGACCAGCGCTCCGGCGGCTTCCGGCCGCGCGAGGGAGCGCGCTTCCGCGCCCATGGCGCGCAGCTTTTCCGGGTCCGCGAGCAGCGCTTCAAGCCGCTCCACCAGGAGCGCCGGGTTGCCCCGGCCCGGTTCGATCTTGCTCTGCGGGAGCAGTTCCGCCGCGCCGACGGCCGCGAGATACCGGGCGTTGTGCGTCTGGTGGTCGTGCGCCGCCGCCGGGAACGGGATGAAGATGGCGGGCAGCCCCGCGCAGGTCAGTTCCGCGATGGTCGTGGCCCCGGCCCGGCAGACCACGACATCGGCCCAGCTGTAGGCGGCGGCCATGTCTCGGATAAAGCCGTCCACCCGCATTTTCTCGCCCCCGTTTTTGCGGTAGGCGTCGCGCACGCGCTCGAAATCCGTCGCGCCTGTCTGGTGCCAAAGGCTTATGCCCGCGTCGATCAGGGCCGTCATATTCGTGATGATGCAGTCGTTGATGGCTTTCGCGCCCTGGCTGCCGCCGAGAATAAGCACCCGTTTGCCGCATTCCTTGGGCGCCCGGTCCGGATCCTCCCGCAGTAAATCAGCGATTGATGCGCGCACCGGGTTGCCGGTGAAAAGGGTCTTTTCCTCGGGGAAGGTCGCGCGCACGTCCGGCAGGGACACGAAAACACGGTCCACCCGCCGGGCCAGAATCTTGTTGGCGACGCCGGGGATGGAGTTCTGCTCGTGAACGGCCGTGGGCACCCCGGCGTAGCGCGCGCCCATGACCCCCGCGAACGCGGCGTACCCGCCGAACCCGACGACCACGTCCGGCTTGAAGCGGCGGACCACGATAACGGCCTTGGTCAAGCCGCGCAGCATGCCGAAACCCGCGCCCAGCATGCCGAACCCGCGCCCGATGAACCCGCGCACGGGCAAACCCACGAACTCAAGCCCGGCCTGCGCGGCCAGGTCGCCCTCGGGGCCGTATTTGCCGCCCATGAACAAAACCGTGGCGTCGCGATGGCGCGCCTTTATTTCCTCGGCAACGGCGATGGCCGGGAAAATATGGCCCCCGGTGCCGCCCGTGGTTACGATGACCCGTTTCATGTATCGCTCCTCGCGGTACGCGAAAGATTCAACAACAGCCCCACGCAGATGAACGTCGCCAGCAGGCTGCTGCCGCCGTAGCTGAAAAACGGCATGGGCAGGCCTTTCGGCGGGGCAACCCCCAGGACAACGGCCATGTTCAGAATCATGGAGAGGCCGAGAATCAACGTCAAACCAAACGCCGTGAGGCGGTCGCGCAGGTCTTCCTGCAGGAAGGCAACCCGCATGGACCGCCAGAAAAACAGGCCGAGCAGCAGGAACACCAGGGTCAGGCCGATGAAGCCCAATTCCTCGCCCGCGATGGCCATGATAAAGTCCGTGTGCGCGTCCGGCAGGAAAAAGAGCTTCTGCTTGCTGTCGCCAAGCCCCGCGCCCCACAGCCCGCCGGACCCGAGCGCGTAGAGCGATTGCACCAACTGGTACCCCTCGTTCTGCGCCACCGCGAAGGGGTCGAGGAAGGCCAGGATGCGCCGGAACCGGTACGCCTCGTGCAGCACGAGCAGATACGCGCCGCCGCAGGCGAGCGCCGCGGAAATGATGAGGTAGATGAGGCGCGTCCCGCCCGCGAGGCACATGAAGAACAGCAGCATCAAAAGCACGGCGGCCCCGCCAAAATCCGGCTGCGCCAGCAGTATCGCGCAGAACATCCCGGTCACGGCGAACGGCGGGATAACCCCCCGGCTGAACGTTTTGACGATGGCCTGCTTGGTGCTCATGAAATAGGCCAGATACAGCACCAGGGCGATCTTGGCGAATTCCATGGGCTGGATGTTCACCGGCCCCAGCGAGAGCCAGCGGTGCGCGCCCTTGACCTTGGCCGCGAGCGGCGTGAGCGTCAGGACGAGCAACAGGAGCGCCGCGAGCAAAACCGGGTACTGGAGCTTGTACACAAGGCCGCGCGGCACGGACATGATGCCGAGCATGACGATGATGCCCACAGCCGCGAACGAGAGCTGACGTTTGAAAAAATACAGCGGGTCCGCATAGATGCGCTCGGCCACGATGCCGCTGGCGGAGAGCAGCGTCATCAGCCCGAGGGAGAGCAGAATGAACGCAAGCCCCAACAGCCAGAAATCCGGCTTCGCGCGCTGTATTTTTCCCATGGCCGCCTGCGTCATCATTGCACCTGCTTCGCGATGCGCCTGAAATCCGCGCCGCGTTCCCCGTAGTTGGCGTAAAGGTCAAAACTGGCCGTGGCCGGAGCGAGAAGAATGACGTCGCCGTCACTCGCCTGCGCGCGCAGGCCGCGCACGGCTTCTTCCATGGTCGGCGACCAGGTGATCGGCACGCTGCCTTCCCAGGCCGCGGTGAAGACCTCGCGGTTGGCGCCGAACAGCCCCACGGCTTTTACCTTTTCCCGCAAAAGATCCTTGAGCCCGGCGAGGTCCCCGCCCTTGAACACGCCGCCGGCCAGCAGCAGGACCGGGCGGGTCATGCTCTGGAGCGCCATTTTGAGCGCGCTGACCGTGGTGCCTTTGGAGTCGTTGATATAGGCCACGCCGTTCCACTCGCCCACCAGCTCCAGCCGGTTGGGCAGGGGATCAAAGGCCGCCACGGCGCGGCGCGCGTCTTCCTCGGTCACGCCGAACTCCCGGGCCGCGAGATATGCCGCTTCAAGGTTGGCCCGGTTGTGCGCGCCGAGCAGGCGGGTTTCCGGGAACCGGTCCGTCGCGGTGAAGTAAACAGTCCGGGCTTTAATCGCATGCAGCGGGACCTCGTCTTCCAGGTCCGTGCCGAAAATGGCGACGTCGTCTTCCGTCTGG of uncultured delta proteobacterium contains these proteins:
- the ftsA gene encoding ATP-binding cell division protein involved in recruitment of FtsK to Z ring (Evidence 2a : Function of homologous gene experimentally demonstrated in an other organism; PubMedId : 11847116, 20507805, 2846985, 2995680, 3000876, 6094474; Product type cp : cell process): MMDGRAVHEEPAGEESPPVPRGRRREWEETREMAKSEIVVGLDIGTTKICVVVGEVTPEGGVDIVGIGTSPSTGLRKGVVVKIEQTVQSIQKALEEAELMAGCEIRSVYAGIAGSHVKGFNSHGVIAIKDGEVTPKDVERAMDAARAIAIPLDREVLHTLPQEYIVDEQHGIVDPLGMSGVRLEVHVHIVTGAVTSAQNLVRSCQRAGLDVSDIVLESLASAKAVLTQEERELGVALVDVGGGTTDIAILHNDAIRYTGALPLGGQNLTNDIAYGLRTPMLSAEEIKIKHGCALVDMVRPDQVIEVPSVGGREARPLSRQILAEICQPRMVEILSLVDLELTRSGYKNLAAAGVVLTGGTALMEGCQELGEEIFNLPTRVGYPRSVGGLRDVVNSPKYATAVGLLCYGAEKEGAPDTFRIRDTNLFNRVYTRMKKWFADIS
- a CDS encoding POTRA domain, FtsQ-type family protein, with the translated sequence MGTVGLCLAVVGFLTIGLLYGYRYLTISPYFAVKNLEIAGNLRLTSREVLDTAGLATGMNSLLVSIDDVERRLAANPWIATVSVRRSLPDGFSIRLREKEPRFWMRHGGTLFYADARGRLIVPVSAGRFASFPTLEVEPGAEDLTTRLPELLASLASSRVAVDVANLSLIRLSPGRGVEVFVDNDRLILSIGQEEWTDNLVRLAATLADVTRRGELKDVREVRVHGARVWVIKKGPVV
- a CDS encoding hypothetical protein (Evidence 5 : No homology to any previously reported sequences); translation: MRKPTTARHNPTVPIHEKNLPTPLNDTLKCIFARGFLGVFFRLRLAVALFLRVSWTREEFLTAPRADRDIRPIF
- the murB gene encoding UDP-N-acetylenolpyruvoylglucosamine reductase; translation: MAAQGLTILEGERAPAMAERTTLRLGGPVMGEAVLTEPAAAALLPGIAKRLGGRLACLGAGSNILAGEGPLDLVLVKNGMAPDISVLGDDGKTATLRASGSARLPVLLGRAAALDLGGLEGLSGIPGSVGGAVAMNAGSYGQCIADSLTALEIVTGEGEVRRFGREAVAFGYRAMDLPEVKGWWMVTAAEFRLTREEAGAVREKSRELLDKKRATQPVTAASAGCVFKNPSPEQPAGKLLDAAGFKGKRLGGMIFSPLHANFLVNEGRGTSTEALELMDMAKQAVFAASGIILEPEVRIWV
- the murC gene encoding UDP-N-acetylmuramate:L-alanine ligase (Evidence 2a : Function of homologous gene experimentally demonstrated in an other organism; PubMedId : 12876369, 2197603, 7601127, 9166795; Product type e : enzyme) codes for the protein MSSASTFPQHTGVPVGVQGIIPCPPEAKNGKRMHSRIRRIHMVGIGGSGMSGIAEVLLNLGYEVFGSDVADGAAVKRLRELGATIGIGHAAENVVNAHVLVKSTAVSEDNPEVMAAREQGIPVIPRAEMLAELMRLRTGIAIAGTHGKTTTTSFTAAIFDEAGLDPTVIIGGKLNAYGANARLGEGQYLLAEADESDGSFLCLFPIMNVVTNVDMDHMDFYADMEAIDQSFLSFMNKVPFYGCNVVCGDDPGIRRLLPRVNRPVITYGFAPSNDLTAEITESGETSRFTVRLKGCKLGEVSLSQPGRHNVLNALAAIGIGMQAEIPVETCIAGLSKFRGVGRRFERKGERNGVVVVDDYGHHPAEIAATLATARQVYPGRRLVVAFQPHRFTRTKALFGNFCKAFESVDKLLLTEIYAASEAPIPGVSGQSLAQGIRQVSKTDVEYFPDFAGIDAALPDILQPGDVFITLGAGNIWTVGQNWLDARG
- the murG gene encoding UDP-N-acetylglucosamine--N-acetylmuramyl-(pentapeptide) pyrophosphoryl-undecaprenol N-acetylglucosamine transferase codes for the protein MKRVIVTTGGTGGHIFPAIAVAEEIKARHRDATVLFMGGKYGPEGDLAAQAGLEFVGLPVRGFIGRGFGMLGAGFGMLRGLTKAVIVVRRFKPDVVVGFGGYAAFAGVMGARYAGVPTAVHEQNSIPGVANKILARRVDRVFVSLPDVRATFPEEKTLFTGNPVRASIADLLREDPDRAPKECGKRVLILGGSQGAKAINDCIITNMTALIDAGISLWHQTGATDFERVRDAYRKNGGEKMRVDGFIRDMAAAYSWADVVVCRAGATTIAELTCAGLPAIFIPFPAAAHDHQTHNARYLAAVGAAELLPQSKIEPGRGNPALLVERLEALLADPEKLRAMGAEARSLARPEAAGALVNALEELVAGSGGTNTAIPEG
- the ftsW gene encoding Lipid II flippase FtsW produces the protein MMTQAAMGKIQRAKPDFWLLGLAFILLSLGLMTLLSASGIVAERIYADPLYFFKRQLSFAAVGIIVMLGIMSVPRGLVYKLQYPVLLAALLLLVLTLTPLAAKVKGAHRWLSLGPVNIQPMEFAKIALVLYLAYFMSTKQAIVKTFSRGVIPPFAVTGMFCAILLAQPDFGGAAVLLMLLFFMCLAGGTRLIYLIISAALACGGAYLLVLHEAYRFRRILAFLDPFAVAQNEGYQLVQSLYALGSGGLWGAGLGDSKQKLFFLPDAHTDFIMAIAGEELGFIGLTLVFLLLGLFFWRSMRVAFLQEDLRDRLTAFGLTLILGLSMILNMAVVLGVAPPKGLPMPFFSYGGSSLLATFICVGLLLNLSRTARSDT
- the murD gene encoding UDP-N-acetylmuramoylalanine--D-glutamate ligase, which produces MAVIGAGASGEAAARLLRAKGARVRLLERDPAKVSQGLLALAEQIGIEIVTGPHDSLHFQDVSLVVPSPGVPYSRLVMMLEAAGSPPVMAELELAWRFVDEPVLAVTGTSGKTTTVSIAAAMLREAGKTVFLGGNIGTPLSEYVVSGKKADVLVLEVSSFQLMGCDTFRPRVGMLLNISPNHLDQHESMREYVDAKFSMFARQTEDDVAIFGTDLEDEVPLHAIKARTVYFTATDRFPETRLLGAHNRANLEAAYLAAREFGVTEEDARRAVAAFDPLPNRLELVGEWNGVAYINDSKGTTVSALKMALQSMTRPVLLLAGGVFKGGDLAGLKDLLREKVKAVGLFGANREVFTAAWEGSVPITWSPTMEEAVRGLRAQASDGDVILLAPATASFDLYANYGERGADFRRIAKQVQ